The sequence below is a genomic window from Lepus europaeus isolate LE1 chromosome 9, mLepTim1.pri, whole genome shotgun sequence.
CTAGTATGGTTAagaataacaaatatatatatatgtagcacAACATATGGTTTAGAGAGGTGTTTAAAAACACTTTGCATTGAGACATTAAAAATCAATTACGTAGACGGCAAGGTTAAATAATTTTCTCCTCTGTCGGTGGGCACAGAGTTCTGCTAATTTCTGGGTACTAAGTTCTACAGGAAACCACTTCCCTGGCAACATTTGGCATTTGAGTGAAGTCACGGAAGACAAAAACGAATACCACGGCAGAGAGTATGCCACCAAGTGAACTAAATATTAACTCCGTTACCAAAAAAGGAGCAAGTGCAAGATTTAGGAACAGCAGTGGCATTACAGCAAGCTAAAAGTTACAGCAAACTTCATAATTCTGGTCACAGGTTACTTCGAGTTACATACACATTGTTTCCTGAACTAGTGCATTCAATATCTTTGATCAGTGGGTCTTTGGTTCACTGAGAATTCTCTTGAGTTTTAGAAGCATTTAGAAGGTGCTGTGAGTTAATACTactacttaatatttttttctagtaAGATTTTCATTGTCCTTCTTTATCTTGAGCTACGCATAAAATTTTACAAATCATTAACAAGAAGGGAAATTGTtcacaaagaaaaattaactgaTATCTGGAATAGGAACTTTAATTTTGAACACAAATATTGAAAGACCCCAAATTACACTGTTCATAAGTAAATGTTAACAGTAAGTTAGAAGTGATTAGGTTTGATCAAATTGTATAGGCaggtaaactgaggcacaagGCAAGTTAAAGAGCTTATCTAAAACCTAGATCTATCAGTCTGTGCTTTTAAgaacttctctttttcttcttttggttttttttttaaatgataagcaTGTTCTAAAATAGAATGGAATAATAAATCAGAGTACCTCATTCGCTATATATTCATGAGAAGTGTAACTGCCTCTTACTATTCTCAGAAATCCACCCATAGCCTATTAAGTACACTAGAGAATCATACCAGTGGAAATCAAATTGATTTTAAAACTCCTATACATCTAACAAGATGCAGCCGCACTTGCTCCCCGTGCAATGGTGCTGGTGCGGCCATAATGACAGGAATTGAGAAGTGGGGGTGACTCCACTCCTCCTGATTTCCTTGACCTGCGACAGCTCTGAGCTGTCTtgccggcttaacccactgcattcaATTTCAAATCACTTAACTTCAGTGAGGTTATTCCAAATGGGTATGCAAAACCTTACTCGGGGACTGCCAGTGGAATAGtgtcatttctattttttgagtAGGTAATATTTTGACCAAACTACCATTCCCCTCCCCACACACTCTCTGATTTGCTTTTGAGCATGGGTCTAATTTTAAAGAGCTCTACAGATAAAAGTCCCACGGGTTTCTGGGGAATCGTGGCTGCTTGGTCCTTCCAATTTTACAAGACCACAATATCTACTGTTTGTAAGTTTAATGACCATTAAGAGGGAGAGTTTAAAAAAGCCATTTGAAAATGTAATCTCTTTGTAACTGCTAAAAGTCAGTCATCAATAAGGCTCAAAAGTTAAAGGAAGgctaaatttcattaaaattatgaaCTAAAAAATCCACTGGAACCAAATATTGATGAGGAGCTGAATTTGTACTGGGCTGAATTAAAGTAGGTGCCTATCATCTAAAGAGTTGTCTACATCTTTACTTGTTTAGAGAAAGGTGAGAGCGATTTCCCGACAAACCACAGGGATGATTGCCCCATGAGTGAAGAATTCATCTAAAAATCAGAAATCGCACTCTGGCTTAGGCAGTGTGAGAAGACATTTCATGGTTCTATATTCAAGCGCATATGCATAGAAATTAAATATCTGCATTTTCCAATCACAGTGGTTACAAATTAAACATTAGCTAAAGGGACACGTGGCTATAGAAGCCTTACCACTATTATGGCATGCGAACTGCATTACAGCTAACCTGTCCCTTCCCCAACTGGAAGCAACTTGAGGGCAACTCGGTATTGATTTCTAGTTGAATCCCCAAAGCCTAGCAAAGGACCTAGCACACAGTAGGCATCTGAAGATATTTATAGAGTAAATgaggaaataaacaaatgaatgctATCATGAGGATACAGCAGTGCCCAGCTTTTGCACAGAGATAAGTATATCCATCTCCACTAGCAACAGGGATCACCGGAGAGTGCCCTTGGCTGCCACCTCTCCTAAGGTGCTACTCACAAGTGCTCAGAATCTCTTTGACTCATCTCAACTTTTGACACTTGGCCAAGTAGGTGGATTCTTGGAATCTGACCACAAGTAAATGAAGTAGTATCAAAACGCAGGCCAATGGGGCGCCCACTCTGGGATTTTCTCAAATGTGCGTTTTAATGGGAACACCATAAACTAATCCTCCCTACGAGGCAGGATGGCTGAAGATCGACCAAGTCAAGTCCCACAACAACTCAAAGCCCTAAACACCTCTGAGTATTTCAAATACCGTCTCTACACGTTCAGCAAAGGGATCATAAGCACGAAGCTCTTGTGACCCGAGATTCCAATATAAACTTAACAAGAATATGTTTCACATGAAGTTAGCTCATTTCAGTGTTTCCAGCCCTTCCCGTCCTACCTGTCTCCCATTCAATACGAGATAATAATATTGTCTGTCCCACTCCCTATATACTTCCCTGAATAATGTGAGAATGAAATTGTGATATGGAAAATCAATGTGGAACAAGTTTCTCTGGGAACCTGTATCAAATTAATTATTGTGAGGAAGGGACTAGCAATATCTCCTAGTGTGACTAGGTGTTATTACCTACATAACTATTGACTGCACTGCCCTGAGCTCCAGGCAGTGTGGAATGTTTATGTGAACACCGATCCTGAATCTACTTACACAGACTTCCTTTCAGCATTTACATTTCTATCTGAATATTAGTCAACAGTGGATTCCGTGGTTtttatccactctggctgtcattCTTGattgtgggtgagtggggggaagTAAACACCTTTCCAAGACCAACACTTGCTTTCAAATTTCAACTGAGTCAGCGCAAGATGAAAGGGAGATCTCCAGGTTTTAACAAATCTACAGAGACCACTAATAAACATGAAATAAGGAGACCATAACTCTGTGAAGGAATTAGTTTGTTCTAATACATTTAGGTTTCCAATGGGTTTGCACAACTGCTGACATGTTAAcgtataacttttaaaaaactacaagTTCTAGTTTGCTAAATGCAGTATATGAAATTCAAGTTCCTAAAAGTGAAGtgattctccctgtctctcctctctctctgtaactctgactttcaaataaataaataagtctttaaaaaattatttcacatgGTGGGATCTAGATTCTGTCACGGACTCTATGGAAACTGCTTTAAGCATCAAGTGATCCCACAGTTTTACACAAATCATTGTTACTTCTTGAAAAGCTACACACACTTTACATATAAACGCTATGCACATTTTACCTATGGaatatttacaaagatttttaaatttcctgaaaAGCCCACACTCCACAGAGTGAGAGTGTAAGAGAAGCAGACACACAATGATTGATGTTTACCTAGTAATTAAATGAAGTGGGAGGGCTGGTgtgattcattctctaaatgtgATATTTTATCTCCAATACATACATACTATGAATGATTGCCAACAGTTAAATCCACAATAAAAACTTCCAACAGGAGACAATTTAAAACCACCTTAAAATTAATGCATATCAGTAACTAAATATTAACAAGCAACACCAAATTAGAACCTATCTAAAGATTCATGAACAGAAAGCAAGGACCATATCCTGCCTCTGAATAGGTTATgctatttcaattttaaaaaaaaaatacagtcactGCTCCATGcaagttttctcattttattggaCTTCGGGTTTCCTGGGGACTGCTTACAAAGTGGGGTCacatacaaaataaaaccaaaccaaataAAAATCCCCTCAAATGAAGGCAGTTATTGGCAGTGTCACTTGGTTGTGACAGTGCTTTTCAACCTTCTCTCTGAGCGTGGTCTATTTTGGTGGAGGGAACTGGGAATTCTCCAAGAGCTTCCTGGTGGCGCAGTACGCACCTAGCAAAGGTCTCTGATCCACTGCAGCTGCTGAAGCGGCCTCAGTTAATTTGCATTCACCAGAGTCCACATAGACTCCCCATCTGTGGTTTCCAGGCATGGGAGAAATTGGGCTACTTCTAAATCTATTTTTAGCTATCCAGAGCTGCTAAATATCATTTGATCTGGGGCTAAGGAAGGTTTCTAAAATTGTTTTTTCATATTCATGAATGTTTCCAGTGGCTATTAATTTCTACACatatcaaacaaacaaaagcaattgACTATCTAGAAATGTCTGGGAAATGGCGAGATATTACAGAACCAATCGAACAGAATTATAAACGCTTTTTGCGTGTGTGTGCAAACCCATTAGAAATTCCTTGGTAGTAATGCTTTTCATTTCAGCCCTCAATTTTGTGAAATATCACACTAGGGAGGAGGTAGTTCCTGGGCAAATATCATTGCCTTTGTGACTTTGGCTCCTAACAGCAAAATCCATGTCGAACAGTTTTATCATATCAGACACTCAGAGCAGATTTCTGGAAGATAATTTTATGAATTCTCAAAGAGCATGAGGCTTTAATCTTGTGGACGTGGTGAtaatgagaacatttaaaatgtgcTCACAAACAGGTGAAGGCACAAAGGGGCAGCAAAATAAGCACAGGTGGTGGGACCGCCATCCAAGGGCACACACTCTCCCCCATATTATTCTCAGTAGCTCCTTAGCATTGCCAATCCAACTGGACGGTGAGCAACATTTCTAGCCCATAGTCCTGAAATAATTGGAACTATGGGATGAGACAGAAAGCTTTCTTCCCACGGTACAGAAAACGACTCGCTTTCCACTGCCGCCTGCTCTTCCAAATATGAAGACGTTCCCTTCacgagaaaataaaaacaaaggtttGGAGACCTTCTCCATTGTACTTCGCACTGCTGTAAGATTCCTTGAAGatcctattttctttctctctgctccccacaccactctggctccctctccctcacttccgagcctgctctctctgtctcatttgaCAGGCAAATTTGCAGACATTGCCGCGGGATAACAACCTCGTTTGACAGTCAATTAACCGTGAATAGTCAGAGCCAAGGCAGTTTGCATTACATAAATGGAAAATTAGATTCCTTTTTCCCAAGAAACAAAACCCTCTCCTTAAGACACTGCAATAGACAACTTAGTATCAAAACTTCTAATCACGTCTTTCCCAAACCCCTTGAGACATTTAGCAATCAGTAAAAGGTGGTTTCATTTAATTTGTATAATGTAATTTTTGTAAATGTATTATACATTTTGTGTAGAGATCATTATCATGGAGATAATATAAATGTTGGCATAGATGTCATAAAACACCTTTAATGTCTTTCTGACAGATATTAAAAGCAATAAGCTGTGATCCTTTTTAATGGAAGGTTTCCAAGAGAACATTTCAATTATTGTCATTTTATGCTTTTTCCAGCCTGTTTCATTGTGTAACCTgatatatttctgaattttcctcTGAAATATGCCCAGCAATTAATAATCTTATTGCTATTAACGTCACCgctttcccatttgtgtttttcttAGTTATATCTACCAGGAATTGTTTTGTATCTTCACCCTTGTGCTAAATATTCCAGGCTTTTGATTATGAgttccagcccctctccctgtcaTCTGAGGACTATGTGGGCTCAGCCTACCTGATCTTTCTCTCCAAAAGTCTCCTCCCGAAGCGTCGGAGTCTGTGATGAAAAAGCTATGCTCCTTGGTCTTATCTAGAACCAGATCAGAACACAAAGTCTACAAGTGACTGGGCTgacaagggagacacagagacacccaAATGCTGAAGCCACGCTGAGAGGGGTGGACTCTGAGAAGCACTCAGAAGCTTCTAGATGCTTTCCAAAAATGGGACCACCTTTCAGACAGGACCAAGACACCCCGCGAATTGCACACAGAGTTAGGACTTTGTGCCTGTCTAGAGAGCCAATGTCATTTAAAGACTTGAGATCTGCAGGGACTGGGGACAGTGGCACGATTATTTGGAACATGGCTGTGGCTTGGAAACTTACAGAAACCCTTCTCTTTCAAACATAAACTGTgatgtctcttttaaaaaagaaaagagaagagaagagaagagaagacccATAAAATCAATGGCTGAGAACCTACaggagggtggtggtgggagggtgggagtgggtgggCGGGCATATGTCTTACAGATATGGTTAAACGCAGGGAACACAAACAGTGGCTCATTTTGCTTTTACCTGAAAAGTTGTTGTCATCCTTTGTGGATACAATCACTTGGTTATTTTCCTTAGTTTTCTGATTCTGTGTGGAGAAGAATTAGACACAcaaatcaatccctggatcaaaCCATATGCTAATGTCAACAGTCAGCAGGAGGAAGCATCAATAAAAGTGACTGCACGCGCCTCGGGAGACGTCATTTTCGGATGATTATCTGCTCGGCAAAGTTCTCCTAGTTAAACACACGTGCACCACTACATACGCCCACGCTACACGCCGGCCGCTGCTCTGCTTGCAGGGCCACACGCGGGGTTATCCGTCCAATCCACACTAGGTTAGGACAGAGTCTCTCCACCCGGGAGTCGCTAGGGGAGCCGCTGAGTGCTGAGCCATTTAAATTCAACTTTGGTCTTAAATCAGGGGTCCCAGGGAGTCCTTTCCGGCTGGGGGAGATTGGTCAGAGGGGAAGAAGGCCTTACTCAAAATTCCGCCTTCGTGTCCCTGGGCAAAGCATCTTACGGCTGTGTCCGTGCAGGGCCCCGTGAGCCAGGCACGTGGACCAAAGCCGAGTTCAACTTTGGAAACTGAGGCATTTTCAGACATTTTGGGATCCGGGTGGGAGGAGGGACTGAACTCATGGAGAGTGCTCGGGGGTCTCCCTGCTCTGAGAAGCGGGGCTCAGTCGTGCTCAGGCGCTGTTGGATTAAGGGAGAGACCGCGTGGGTTAGGGGGTCTTTCCCAACTTCTCCCAGCAGCCAACCCCAATATAAGGGGGCCAGGAGGCTCCGCGGGCCGCGGCCGCACGTGGCCAGAGCCCACTGGCCGCAGAGGCTCCCCCGGCCACGCCGATTGTCATCTCCGTGGGGGAATCCCGCGAGCCACCTTTCCTGCGCCTACACAGCCGATTCTGCCTAAAGGTGCGTTGAAATCCTAAGGATTCGCTCGGAGGAGCCTAAAGGGGATATTTACATCTTTGTAGGAGGGCTGCTCCTCCAGGGACGGGTGCTGGCCGGGGCTGCCCGggctgctgccgccgctgctcGCCTTCTGCGGGGccaggggcggcggcggcggcggcgggggcaggTCCGCGCCGCCCGGGTCCCCCACTTTGGCGTCCTCCTGCAGCAGCCGCGACGAGTTGAGCCCGAGTGGGAAGGCGCCCGCGGCGGCCGGCGCGCGGTCCCGGCTGCTGCCCTTCTCCGACAGCCCTCGGCCCTGCAGGAAGCGGCCGCCCCCGACCAAGGGGTCCCCCAGGAGGACCCCCGGCTCCTCGTCTTcctcgtcgtcgtcgtcgtcagGGTCTCGaccttcctcctcctcgtcctcgcCTTCCAGGGGCTTGTGGCCCTCCACGtccacctcctgctcctcctcctcgtcgTCGTCCTCGTCCTCCGAGCTGTCCTCGCTGGGGTAGCTGCAGCTGGTGCCCCCGGGGGACAGCAGGCTCCGGGGGTGCACCTGCGGggccagcggcggcggcggcggcggagggggcggcggcggcggggccgggtGATGGCGCTCGGAGGCCGGCTCGTCGGGCTgcgggggcagcagcagcagcggcggcgacggcggctgcgcggggtggtggtggtggtggtggtgcgggtggtggtggtggtggtggtggtggtgcgcCTGGGCCGAGTGCGGCGCGCCCGCCGACGCCCCGTGCAGCTTGGCCAGGCTCTCCGCGTCGTCCTTGCCGCCCACCGGGCGGAAGGCGCTCGAGTGGTGGTAGCCTCCGGTGCTCGCCTTGCGCCCCTCCAGAAGGTGCGGGTGGTGGGGCGCGGGCACCCGGGCGCCCGCGGGGCCCGCTCCGGCGGCCGCAGCCCCTGCCCCGGACGCTGCGCCGGGGTCCGCGGGCGGCGTGGAGCCGGCGCTGCAGTCCCCGCCGCTGCCGCCCGGGGGCGACTCGAAGAGCGCGTCGCGGCCCCCGGCCGGAGGCGGCGGGCCGGAGCCCGGGCCGTTGGCTACCCCCGGCGGCGGCTGGCCCGGCggcggtggtggcggcggcggcggcggcgcggcctcGGCGCTGCCCGCCGCGCCGCCGGGCTCGGCCAGGTCCAGAAAGGCCTGGCGCAGCAGGGCCGGGCTGTCCCCCAGCGCGCAACCGAGAGCCGAGGGCGGCTGAGGCGGCGGCTGCAGGTATGTGGGCACGGGCAGCCCGCCGGGGGTCCGCGGTGGCCAGAACATGCAGAAGGGCGGGTAGAAGGCGTCCTTGCGGCCTGCGGGCCAGAAGAGGCCGGACAAGCCGGCCTTGGGCGCTGCGCCCGCGCCGCCCGCACCGGCGGCCGCGGCCCCCAGGGCCTCCGCCGCGGCGCCCGCGTCCTCCTTCTTGTGGCACAAGCcgaaggcggcggcggcggccgggaaGGTGTAGGGGTGCGGGAAGAGCCCCCCGCAGCCCGGGAACTTCTGCAGCACGCCCCCGAACGAGCCCTTGCTGGGCACCGGGATGACCGGGTAGCTGCGCGGGCCTTTGGCGCCGGCCGCCGCGCCCGTCCCCGCCCCGGCGCCGACGCCGACTCCGGTCACACAGCCGCCCCCCGCACCTGCTCCGCCCGCCCCGGCGCCGCCAGAGGCCGCGGCCACCGAGAGGCTGGCGGCGGCCGCGGAGAGGCTGGCGGCGGCCACGACGGCCGCCTCCTGCAGGGAGTCGTCGTCGTCCTCGAAGCGCGGCCGCTTGTGGTGCGCGTGCGGCGCGCCCGCCAGCTCGGccaggggcggcggcggcggcggcggcgggggcgcgccCAGCAGGTGCGGGCCCAgcaggcccccgcccccggccacggcggcggcggcggccacggCGGCCGCCTTGACGGAGCTGAGCGGGTGGCAGGCGGGGTGCGCGCCGGGCTGCGGCAGCGCGCGCTTGCGGCTGCCGCCGTTGAACATGGCTTTCACGTCCTCCCAGGCGAACACCAGCTCGTCCTGGGGGCTCTTGTCGGTGAGCTTGAGGTGGCGGCGCCACGAGTTGAAGTTGGCGGCGTCGGGCTGCGTGTACTTGGCGTCGGGCGTGCGGTGCGAGTGGAAGATGAACTTGTTGGGCGAGAAGTACATGTTGCAGTAGCTGCACTTGATGCACTTGGCGCGCGAGCTGTTGTAGCGCGCGGGGATGAAGCTGCCGCGGCAGCCCCAGGCGCACTCGTGCGACACGTCGAAGGCGAAGTTGTCCGGCAGCTTGGGCGGCCTGTTTTCGCCCAGGAACGACTTGCAGAGGCGCTCGGCCTCGCGCTTGGTGATCATGCCGCAGCGGCGCGACGAGATGGGCATGGCCCCGGCGCGCCGC
It includes:
- the SKOR2 gene encoding SKI family transcriptional corepressor 2, which codes for MASSPLPGPNDILLASPSSAFQPDALSQPRPGHANLKPNQVGQVILYGIPIVSLVIDGQERLCLAQISNTLLKNFSYNEIHNRRVALGITCVQCTPVQLEILRRAGAMPISSRRCGMITKREAERLCKSFLGENRPPKLPDNFAFDVSHECAWGCRGSFIPARYNSSRAKCIKCSYCNMYFSPNKFIFHSHRTPDAKYTQPDAANFNSWRRHLKLTDKSPQDELVFAWEDVKAMFNGGSRKRALPQPGAHPACHPLSSVKAAAVAAAAAVAGGGGLLGPHLLGAPPPPPPPPPLAELAGAPHAHHKRPRFEDDDDSLQEAAVVAAASLSAAAASLSVAAASGGAGAGGAGAGGGCVTGVGVGAGAGTGAAAGAKGPRSYPVIPVPSKGSFGGVLQKFPGCGGLFPHPYTFPAAAAAFGLCHKKEDAGAAAEALGAAAAGAGGAGAAPKAGLSGLFWPAGRKDAFYPPFCMFWPPRTPGGLPVPTYLQPPPQPPSALGCALGDSPALLRQAFLDLAEPGGAAGSAEAAPPPPPPPPPPGQPPPGVANGPGSGPPPPAGGRDALFESPPGGSGGDCSAGSTPPADPGAASGAGAAAAGAGPAGARVPAPHHPHLLEGRKASTGGYHHSSAFRPVGGKDDAESLAKLHGASAGAPHSAQAHHHHHHHHHPHHHHHHHPAQPPSPPLLLLPPQPDEPASERHHPAPPPPPPPPPPPPLAPQVHPRSLLSPGGTSCSYPSEDSSEDEDDDEEEEQEVDVEGHKPLEGEDEEEEGRDPDDDDDEEDEEPGVLLGDPLVGGGRFLQGRGLSEKGSSRDRAPAAAGAFPLGLNSSRLLQEDAKVGDPGGADLPPPPPPPPLAPQKASSGGSSPGSPGQHPSLEEQPSYKDNQKTKENNQVIVSTKDDNNFSDKTKEHSFFITDSDASGGDFWRERSGEHTQEASSPHTLKKDVENMGKEELQKVLFEQIDLRRRLEQEFQVLKGNTSFPVFNNFQDQMKRELAYREEMVQQLQIIPYAASLIRKEKLGAHLSKS